The Armatimonadota bacterium genome window below encodes:
- a CDS encoding MBL fold metallo-hydrolase — translation MTPQSARRILQTCAEARKEMPNVVKPTALILCILLCSICLPAICALAERPSRSGFTLWQLPEQTHSQMMSYVVRTVGGRVIVIDGGMPGDADYLRAFLAECGNRVDIWFVTHLHDDHFGALGEILRKPSGLRIGRIYASTLDDEWVRQYGGEGEFSSWIDFQQALRSVGRRLIQLRPGGRMDVDGAVVEVLGVANPEIRVNGINNSSIVLRVSDSSKSVLFLGDLGPEGGRKLLEGKYRDRLDCDYVQMAHHGQNGVNFDVYQAASPQYCLWPTPSWLWDNNIGGQGKGTGPWRTLEVRAWMDQLGVKNHYVTADGLKRID, via the coding sequence TTGACACCGCAGAGCGCGCGGCGTATACTCCAGACCTGCGCGGAAGCACGAAAAGAGATGCCGAACGTCGTGAAACCAACTGCCTTGATACTCTGCATTCTGCTCTGTTCCATATGCCTGCCTGCGATCTGCGCCTTGGCCGAGAGGCCCTCCCGATCTGGGTTCACTCTCTGGCAGCTTCCCGAGCAGACCCACAGCCAGATGATGTCCTATGTCGTCCGTACGGTCGGCGGCAGGGTTATTGTCATAGACGGCGGCATGCCCGGTGACGCTGACTACCTCCGGGCATTCCTGGCTGAGTGTGGGAACAGAGTGGACATCTGGTTCGTCACACACCTGCACGACGATCACTTCGGCGCGCTCGGCGAGATTCTGCGGAAGCCGTCTGGTCTGCGTATTGGCCGCATCTACGCCTCTACACTGGATGACGAGTGGGTGAGGCAATACGGAGGTGAGGGCGAGTTCAGTTCGTGGATCGATTTCCAGCAGGCTCTGCGCAGCGTCGGGCGGCGGCTCATCCAGCTTCGGCCCGGGGGAAGGATGGATGTGGACGGAGCGGTCGTAGAGGTTCTCGGCGTCGCGAACCCGGAGATACGTGTCAACGGGATCAACAACTCCAGCATCGTGTTGAGGGTGAGTGATAGTTCGAAGTCGGTCCTGTTCCTCGGCGATCTTGGGCCCGAGGGCGGCAGGAAGCTGCTCGAGGGCAAGTACCGGGATCGCCTGGACTGCGACTATGTTCAGATGGCGCACCATGGGCAGAACGGCGTCAACTTCGATGTCTATCAGGCCGCATCACCCCAGTATTGTCTCTGGCCGACCCCAAGTTGGCTCTGGGACAACAACATCGGGGGGCAGGGCAAGGGTACCGGCCCGTGGCGGACTCTGGAGGTCCGCGCATGGATGGATCAGCTTGGTGTGAAGAATCACTACGTGACCGCCGACGGGTTGAAGAGGATAGACTAA
- a CDS encoding ABC transporter substrate-binding protein, which produces MRKSHIILLAVIINTLLITGCMAKDAGKIKLVVWGLQSSEESKGLDAAVAEYERRRPNVDVRILAMGAGGMNPQKLMTAIAGNVPPDIVHQDRFTIGDWASRDTFMPLDDLIARDLRQTGRMGQAGRTPPIRQEEFYEACWAEACYEGKVYAIPFSTDDRALYYNKSLFREAGLDPDKPPRTWDELLTCSKKLTAYRKDGGFKRIGFIPNFGNSWLYLYSWQNGGEFMSPDGRTCTLDNKYSVEALEFMVRVYDELKGVDSINSFSSGFKSNELDPFLTGLVAMKIDGNWFLNGIARFGPDLDFGVAPAPVPRERLEGRGRFAGEPKFITWSGGFSLAIPRGGKERGRVMGVHQVDVLRGGQPHIVRRPAGVQSEQGSSVCAEYDREQEGQRDGLP; this is translated from the coding sequence ATGAGAAAGAGCCATATTATTCTGCTGGCCGTGATCATCAATACCCTCCTCATCACGGGATGCATGGCGAAGGACGCGGGCAAGATCAAGCTCGTCGTCTGGGGACTCCAGTCGAGCGAGGAGTCCAAGGGCTTGGATGCCGCAGTCGCTGAGTACGAGCGGCGCCGCCCGAACGTTGACGTCCGCATCCTCGCTATGGGCGCGGGCGGCATGAACCCCCAGAAGCTCATGACCGCCATCGCGGGCAACGTCCCGCCGGACATCGTCCACCAGGACCGCTTCACCATCGGCGACTGGGCTTCGCGGGACACCTTCATGCCGCTAGACGATCTGATCGCGCGGGACTTGCGCCAGACAGGCCGGATGGGTCAGGCCGGTCGCACTCCTCCAATCAGACAGGAGGAGTTTTACGAGGCCTGCTGGGCCGAGGCTTGCTACGAGGGCAAGGTCTATGCGATCCCTTTCAGCACCGACGACCGCGCCCTCTACTACAATAAGTCGCTCTTCCGCGAGGCCGGCCTCGATCCCGACAAGCCGCCCCGGACCTGGGACGAACTGCTCACCTGCTCGAAAAAGCTCACAGCTTACCGCAAGGACGGCGGGTTCAAGCGTATCGGCTTCATTCCCAACTTCGGCAACAGCTGGCTCTACCTCTACAGTTGGCAGAATGGCGGCGAGTTCATGAGCCCGGACGGCCGGACGTGCACCCTTGACAACAAGTACTCCGTCGAGGCGCTTGAGTTCATGGTAAGGGTCTACGACGAGCTGAAGGGTGTGGATTCGATCAACTCGTTCTCGTCCGGCTTCAAGTCGAACGAACTCGACCCGTTCCTGACCGGCCTCGTGGCGATGAAGATTGACGGCAACTGGTTCCTCAACGGCATCGCGCGTTTTGGTCCGGACCTCGACTTCGGGGTCGCCCCCGCGCCGGTCCCTCGCGAGCGTCTGGAGGGCAGGGGACGGTTCGCCGGGGAGCCGAAGTTCATCACTTGGAGCGGAGGGTTCTCTCTGGCGATCCCGAGGGGGGGCAAGGAACGTGGACGAGTCATGGGAGTTCATCAAGTGGATGTGCTCCGAGGAGGCCAACCGCATATCGTGCGCCGCCCAGCAGGAGTACAATCTGAGCAAGGGTCGTCCGTATGTGCCGAGTATGACCGCGAACAGGAGGGTCAACGAGACGGTCTTCCGTGA
- a CDS encoding carbohydrate ABC transporter permease, protein MKLKARMLRVLVFIVLAVGGVTMLAPLVWMISTSLKEQGEVFRFPPKWIPSEQVVVREGDRYLKAARLEHDGRRMKVLRLLEKKSYTIVRAEGGEILTVRRRDLTPVERTKFVWSNYTRAWKAFPVDEAFFGLIRNADGFLVWYVNSLVVAFCIMFGQLLTSSLAAYAFARLTFPGRDRLFLGYLATMMVPGVVTIIPVFVLMKYLDAWTGVPWRDTYKALILPGMFSAYGTFMLRQFFLTIPKDLEDAARIDGCTKLGVYRNVILPLSKPALATLATIIFMGSWNDFMWPLIVTDSTGMKTLPVGLASFQGQYNTDWTMLMAASLIVLLPVLLVFIFNQRFFVRGIVISGLKA, encoded by the coding sequence ATGAAACTCAAGGCGCGCATGCTCCGCGTACTGGTGTTCATCGTGCTCGCGGTGGGCGGGGTGACCATGCTTGCGCCTCTGGTGTGGATGATCTCGACATCGCTGAAGGAGCAGGGCGAGGTCTTCCGCTTCCCCCCGAAGTGGATTCCGAGCGAGCAGGTCGTCGTGCGCGAGGGCGACCGTTACCTCAAGGCCGCGCGGCTCGAACATGACGGTCGGCGAATGAAGGTCTTGCGCCTGCTGGAGAAGAAATCATACACCATAGTCCGAGCGGAGGGCGGCGAGATCCTGACCGTCCGGCGGAGGGACCTCACGCCTGTCGAGCGCACCAAGTTCGTCTGGTCGAACTACACGCGCGCATGGAAGGCGTTCCCGGTGGACGAGGCGTTCTTCGGCCTGATACGGAACGCGGACGGCTTCCTGGTCTGGTACGTGAACAGCCTGGTAGTCGCGTTCTGCATCATGTTCGGCCAACTGCTGACGAGTTCGCTCGCGGCGTATGCGTTCGCCAGGCTGACGTTCCCGGGGCGGGACAGGCTGTTTCTCGGCTACCTGGCGACGATGATGGTGCCCGGCGTCGTGACGATAATCCCGGTGTTCGTCCTGATGAAGTACCTGGACGCATGGACCGGCGTCCCTTGGCGCGACACGTACAAGGCGCTGATCCTGCCGGGGATGTTCTCGGCGTATGGGACGTTCATGCTGCGGCAGTTCTTCCTGACGATCCCGAAGGACCTGGAGGACGCGGCGCGAATAGACGGCTGCACGAAGCTCGGGGTCTACCGGAACGTGATCCTGCCGCTCAGCAAGCCAGCGCTGGCGACTCTGGCCACGATCATCTTCATGGGCTCGTGGAACGACTTCATGTGGCCGCTGATCGTGACGGACAGCACCGGGATGAAGACGCTCCCGGTCGGCCTGGCATCGTTCCAGGGGCAGTACAACACCGACTGGACGATGCTGATGGCGGCGTCCCTGATCGTGCTGCTGCCGGTGCTGCTGGTGTTCATTTTCAACCAGCGGTTCTTCGTCCGCGGGATCGTGATATCCGGACTCAAAGCATAG
- a CDS encoding sugar ABC transporter permease gives METGDRVTSDQYPVSRRGGRFKDALGAYAFLLPNLIGFLVFTFLPILASLALSLTDWDVLQPLNAKNFVGLSNFGELLGFHREAGRLIANDPDFWKYLWNTVFLMLGIPLGIAGSLLTAMLLNQKIRGVTVFRTIYFLPSICSGVAVALLWRWIYNPEYGLLNAFLSKFVHFREAPMWLYNPALAKPSLIIMGLWAGVGGMNCLLYLAGLQGIPQEYYEAADIDGAGSWQKFRHITWKLLSPTTFFIAVMSIIGGFQGGFMQAFLMTSGGPAGSTTTIMYYIYNNAFGGFYRMGYACAIAWVLFMLVLGFTIINWRVGSKLVHYS, from the coding sequence ATGGAAACCGGGGATCGAGTGACCAGTGACCAGTATCCGGTGTCGAGAAGGGGAGGGCGGTTCAAGGATGCGCTCGGGGCGTATGCGTTCCTGCTGCCGAACCTCATCGGCTTCTTGGTGTTTACCTTCCTCCCGATCCTGGCGTCGCTCGCGCTCAGCCTCACAGACTGGGATGTCCTCCAGCCCCTTAACGCGAAGAACTTCGTCGGGCTGAGCAACTTCGGCGAGCTGCTCGGATTCCACCGCGAGGCCGGACGACTGATCGCCAACGACCCCGACTTCTGGAAGTACCTCTGGAACACAGTATTCCTGATGCTCGGCATCCCTCTGGGTATCGCCGGGTCGCTGCTCACCGCGATGCTGCTCAACCAGAAGATCCGCGGCGTCACCGTCTTTCGCACGATCTACTTCCTGCCGAGCATTTGCTCCGGCGTCGCCGTCGCGCTTCTCTGGAGGTGGATCTACAATCCCGAATACGGCCTGCTGAACGCATTCCTGTCGAAGTTCGTCCACTTCAGAGAAGCGCCGATGTGGCTCTACAACCCGGCGCTCGCAAAACCGTCGCTGATCATCATGGGCCTATGGGCGGGCGTCGGCGGGATGAACTGCCTGCTCTACCTCGCAGGCCTCCAGGGCATCCCGCAGGAGTACTACGAGGCGGCGGACATCGACGGCGCGGGCTCGTGGCAGAAGTTCCGGCACATCACGTGGAAGCTGCTCAGCCCGACGACCTTCTTCATTGCGGTGATGAGCATCATCGGCGGATTCCAGGGCGGATTCATGCAGGCGTTTCTGATGACGAGCGGCGGGCCTGCCGGCTCGACCACGACGATCATGTATTACATCTACAATAACGCGTTCGGCGGTTTCTACCGCATGGGATACGCCTGCGCGATCGCATGGGTGCTGTTCATGCTGGTGCTCGGCTTCACGATCATCAACTGGCGGGTCGGCTCAAAGCTGGTTCACTACTCATGA
- a CDS encoding AGE family epimerase/isomerase, which yields MRESVGWGVFVAILIGCVLITCSAQETPKVVVKDGLVMPLRPVTEAIADAMKFLKKADGAYVPGRIDRELAGYFLSAHVNEDGSRVDRQLAFPARQHAYFIRTFIAYYKYSGEKEWLIRARDLADWNLAHSTPSDAHYPNIPYSAYVDGKPGGSGDLDSTEPDKAAFIGSAYLALYEVTSEKKYLDGAKAIAETLVKRQNDDGSWPFRVVWGDGKVYQEFGGAPVFFVQFFEDMLRYEKKPAYRKAHDRALKLMIERNVEKDLWGTYHEDVKNKPQNKYSAEPMCFTADYLFRHAKRHPEYIEMGRRILGRLEGRLVHTEGHPAAPAPAVSEQEGFEHMMPGHTARYCLALADLYAATGDKEAKRKAISGVNALTYMQSPAGLFATFFQKVNEKPNAKPRSNWYSQHLYTVCHVLEAMPSLPECKP from the coding sequence GTGAGAGAGTCGGTCGGTTGGGGTGTCTTCGTGGCCATACTCATTGGATGCGTGCTGATCACATGCTCCGCACAGGAGACCCCGAAGGTCGTGGTCAAAGACGGCCTCGTCATGCCGCTCCGGCCCGTGACCGAGGCCATCGCCGACGCCATGAAGTTCCTGAAGAAGGCCGATGGCGCTTATGTGCCTGGTAGGATCGACCGCGAACTGGCCGGCTATTTCCTTAGCGCCCACGTCAATGAGGATGGATCGCGCGTGGATCGGCAGCTCGCATTCCCTGCGCGCCAGCATGCCTACTTCATACGCACGTTCATCGCCTACTACAAGTACAGCGGCGAGAAGGAATGGCTCATCCGAGCACGCGACCTCGCAGACTGGAACCTTGCGCATTCCACTCCATCGGATGCCCACTATCCGAATATCCCTTACTCGGCGTATGTCGACGGCAAACCCGGAGGCTCAGGGGATCTTGACAGCACCGAGCCGGACAAGGCGGCTTTCATCGGGAGCGCCTACCTCGCGCTGTATGAAGTCACCTCCGAGAAGAAGTACCTCGATGGCGCGAAGGCCATCGCCGAGACGCTCGTCAAGCGCCAGAACGACGACGGAAGCTGGCCGTTCAGAGTCGTGTGGGGCGATGGCAAGGTCTATCAGGAGTTTGGAGGAGCGCCTGTCTTCTTCGTCCAGTTCTTCGAGGACATGCTGCGTTACGAGAAGAAGCCAGCCTACCGGAAGGCCCATGACCGGGCGCTGAAACTGATGATCGAGCGGAACGTCGAGAAGGACCTCTGGGGCACGTACCACGAAGACGTGAAGAACAAGCCGCAGAACAAGTACTCCGCCGAGCCGATGTGCTTCACAGCCGACTATCTCTTCCGCCACGCGAAAAGGCACCCGGAGTACATCGAGATGGGACGCCGCATCCTCGGTCGGCTCGAGGGGCGGCTGGTTCACACTGAGGGACATCCCGCCGCACCCGCGCCCGCTGTGTCGGAGCAGGAGGGGTTCGAGCACATGATGCCCGGCCACACGGCCCGTTACTGCCTGGCGCTGGCCGACCTCTATGCCGCCACGGGTGACAAGGAGGCGAAGCGTAAGGCAATCTCGGGCGTCAACGCGCTTACCTACATGCAGTCGCCCGCCGGGCTGTTCGCCACGTTCTTCCAGAAGGTCAACGAAAAGCCGAACGCCAAGCCCAGGTCTAACTGGTACTCACAGCACCTCTACACCGTCTGCCACGTGCTCGAAGCGATGCCGTCCCTGCCTGAGTGCAAGCCATGA
- a CDS encoding gamma-glutamyl-gamma-aminobutyrate hydrolase family protein, with the protein MSKPVIGITAGRKIEEYAKYPEAIELAGGVPEFLNMEKNSPAELEEIVARFDGILFTGGWDIHPDYYPSRANPGDESLSTDDLLTEYHMTCTPERDAFEIPLASLAYEKKLAMLGICRGFQVMNVALGGGLIKDVRTSLRHRAYVEADAPKHEPGTSAMHGVSVDLNSRFYHITWTWPCVVNSRHHQGITLKEMSPKLKASAFAPDGIVEAVEATEHPWAIAVQWHPERQADEYVYEPCKALFRAFVAAARLYSSPKSS; encoded by the coding sequence ATGAGTAAGCCCGTTATCGGAATCACAGCAGGGCGGAAGATCGAGGAGTACGCGAAGTACCCGGAGGCGATCGAACTCGCGGGTGGGGTGCCGGAGTTCCTCAACATGGAGAAGAACTCCCCGGCGGAACTGGAGGAGATCGTCGCGCGGTTCGATGGGATCCTGTTTACTGGCGGATGGGACATCCACCCCGACTACTACCCCTCGCGGGCCAATCCCGGCGATGAGAGCCTCTCGACCGACGATCTGCTCACTGAGTATCACATGACCTGCACCCCGGAGCGCGACGCCTTCGAGATTCCGCTTGCGAGCTTGGCCTACGAGAAGAAACTCGCTATGCTCGGCATCTGCCGGGGATTCCAGGTGATGAACGTAGCACTCGGCGGAGGCCTGATCAAGGACGTACGCACCAGCCTTCGACATAGGGCTTATGTGGAGGCTGACGCCCCTAAGCACGAGCCGGGAACGAGTGCTATGCACGGAGTATCCGTCGATCTGAACAGCCGATTCTATCACATCACGTGGACCTGGCCCTGCGTCGTGAACAGCAGGCATCATCAGGGGATCACGCTCAAAGAGATGTCGCCAAAACTGAAGGCATCGGCTTTCGCGCCGGACGGGATCGTGGAAGCCGTCGAGGCGACCGAACACCCGTGGGCAATCGCGGTGCAGTGGCATCCCGAGAGGCAGGCGGATGAGTACGTCTACGAGCCGTGCAAGGCTCTGTTCAGGGCGTTCGTGGCGGCAGCGCGCCTCTACTCGTCGCCGAAGTCCTCATAG
- a CDS encoding DUF1854 domain-containing protein: protein MSDWQGDAGAVRYLGADDFSLWRTGGGALRLTLHGEKSVLRVKCRRCFPYSLPERFISIRDGSDGEIGIVANLHELPKDCRTLIEDDLEMRYYVPQVRKIETIRQRFGGIEWRVDTDRGPKRLITKGIHDTMTEVEVGRYVLTDVDGNRYEICIEGLDVGSREWLDRLI from the coding sequence ATGAGCGACTGGCAGGGAGATGCGGGTGCCGTGCGTTATCTCGGGGCCGACGACTTCTCTCTGTGGCGTACCGGCGGAGGCGCGCTCAGGCTCACGCTCCACGGCGAGAAGTCGGTTCTCCGGGTCAAGTGCAGACGGTGCTTTCCCTACTCACTCCCGGAGAGGTTCATCTCCATCAGAGACGGGTCCGACGGCGAGATCGGCATCGTAGCGAATCTGCACGAACTGCCGAAGGATTGCAGGACCCTGATAGAGGATGATCTCGAGATGCGCTACTACGTTCCCCAGGTCAGGAAGATCGAGACGATTCGCCAACGCTTCGGCGGCATCGAATGGCGCGTGGACACCGACCGCGGACCAAAGCGCCTGATTACCAAGGGCATCCATGACACGATGACCGAGGTCGAGGTCGGCCGATATGTGCTCACGGACGTGGACGGCAACAGGTATGAAATCTGCATCGAGGGACTCGACGTCGGAAGCCGGGAATGGCTCGACCGGCTCATTTGA
- a CDS encoding ABC transporter ATP-binding protein, translating into MHPLPEEIKQHVEGLSDSPTVRLSVESDLSPDGEIGRQWLITTDDRVYVISRDHGRPAVSRDLPLADVIGVNAEAQVGSGCLIANVGGEFVPLIRYSNAMTKEFGYAAKRVEAQAQGKEAPPLTDEDRTRRCPKCAFPLETGSDVCPNCVNKARAIRRLLGYVRPYRTLTIAAGLLMLASQLMMLAPPYLTKVLVDDVLRKAEPYRGKVPGELRADLLHMLGLIVLALVVTRLISMVMGIFQSRMTAYLGSRMIHDIRMELYSSLERLTVGFFDKRQTGAVISRVSQDTNALQEFLAFDIQFIVSNTLLLVFVLAIMFQQNWRLAALTIIPAPIASVAAMFIFTRLRWVFRRVWHRWSKLHSVMSDSLQGLRVVKAFAQEDKEIGRFERRSRDLYQASMHAEQTWATMLPIMWFVLSSGQFIVWYAGGIGVLDFGLTTGTLIMFIGYIGMLYGPLQIVTRMWDWIGRCLAASERVFEIMDSPREETDPEHQVRIEDMKGRVRFNHVKFGYDKHNPVLHDIDLEVSPGEMIGLVGPSGAGKSTIINLLARFYVAQEGDIEIDGVDIRRISLGDLRRQIGMVPQESYLFSGTIYDNIAYSKPDATLEEVIRSAKAANAHDFIVNFPDGYETQVGERGQSLSGGERQRIAIARAILHDPRILILDEATSSIDSATEKQIQEALGRLVKNRTTFAIAHRLSTLGNADRLLVLDKGKQAELGTHEELVKKGGTYAKLVEMQSELSKTIGVGG; encoded by the coding sequence ATGCACCCTCTTCCTGAGGAAATCAAACAGCACGTCGAGGGGCTGAGCGATAGCCCTACGGTCCGCCTGTCCGTCGAGAGCGACCTCTCGCCCGACGGGGAGATCGGCAGGCAGTGGCTCATCACCACCGATGACCGCGTCTACGTAATCAGCCGGGATCACGGGCGGCCTGCGGTCAGTCGCGATCTCCCGCTGGCCGATGTCATCGGCGTCAACGCCGAAGCCCAGGTTGGCAGCGGCTGTCTGATCGCCAATGTCGGGGGCGAGTTCGTTCCTCTCATTCGATATTCCAATGCCATGACGAAGGAGTTCGGATATGCGGCGAAGCGGGTGGAGGCCCAGGCCCAGGGCAAGGAAGCCCCACCGTTAACCGACGAGGATCGCACGCGCAGATGCCCGAAATGCGCGTTCCCGCTGGAGACAGGTTCCGACGTATGCCCGAACTGCGTGAACAAGGCGCGCGCGATCCGGCGGTTGCTCGGCTACGTACGGCCGTACCGTACGCTGACGATCGCAGCGGGCCTTCTCATGCTCGCGAGCCAGTTGATGATGCTGGCGCCACCGTACCTTACGAAGGTGTTGGTGGACGATGTGCTTCGCAAAGCAGAGCCGTACCGGGGGAAGGTGCCGGGAGAGCTTCGGGCGGACCTGCTGCACATGCTGGGCCTGATCGTACTGGCGCTGGTCGTCACGCGGCTGATCTCAATGGTGATGGGAATCTTCCAGTCGCGCATGACAGCGTACCTGGGATCGCGGATGATCCATGACATACGGATGGAGCTCTACTCGTCACTCGAGCGGCTGACGGTTGGATTCTTCGACAAGCGTCAGACGGGTGCCGTGATCAGCAGGGTATCGCAGGATACGAACGCACTGCAGGAGTTCCTCGCATTCGACATCCAGTTCATCGTGTCGAACACGCTTCTGCTCGTATTCGTCCTGGCGATAATGTTCCAGCAGAATTGGAGACTTGCGGCGCTTACGATCATACCGGCTCCGATCGCCTCGGTTGCGGCGATGTTCATCTTCACTCGGCTACGGTGGGTCTTCCGGCGGGTCTGGCACCGGTGGTCGAAGCTCCACAGCGTGATGTCGGACAGCCTGCAGGGCCTGCGGGTCGTGAAAGCGTTCGCCCAGGAAGACAAGGAGATCGGTCGGTTCGAGCGCCGCAGTCGCGATCTCTACCAGGCCTCGATGCATGCCGAGCAGACTTGGGCGACCATGCTTCCGATCATGTGGTTCGTGCTCAGCTCCGGGCAGTTCATCGTGTGGTACGCGGGGGGCATCGGCGTGTTGGATTTCGGGTTGACGACCGGAACGCTCATCATGTTCATCGGCTACATCGGTATGCTCTACGGGCCGCTCCAGATCGTCACTCGCATGTGGGACTGGATCGGCCGCTGCCTTGCCGCCTCGGAGCGCGTATTTGAGATCATGGATTCGCCGCGCGAGGAGACGGATCCTGAGCATCAGGTGCGGATCGAGGACATGAAGGGTCGGGTTCGGTTCAACCACGTGAAGTTCGGCTACGACAAGCACAACCCGGTCCTTCACGATATTGACCTCGAGGTGAGTCCGGGCGAGATGATCGGCCTCGTCGGCCCGTCCGGCGCAGGCAAGAGCACGATCATAAACCTGCTCGCGCGGTTCTACGTCGCGCAGGAAGGTGATATCGAGATTGACGGCGTGGATATCCGGCGGATCAGCCTCGGAGACCTGCGCAGGCAGATCGGGATGGTGCCGCAGGAGTCCTATCTCTTCAGCGGCACCATCTATGACAACATTGCCTACTCGAAGCCCGACGCGACCCTGGAGGAAGTCATCCGCTCCGCGAAGGCGGCCAACGCGCACGACTTCATCGTCAACTTCCCCGACGGCTATGAGACGCAGGTCGGCGAGCGAGGCCAATCGCTCTCCGGGGGGGAGAGGCAGCGCATTGCCATCGCCCGCGCGATCCTGCACGATCCGCGGATTCTCATCCTCGACGAGGCGACGAGTTCGATTGACTCCGCGACGGAGAAGCAGATTCAGGAGGCGCTCGGACGGCTTGTGAAGAATCGCACGACCTTTGCCATCGCCCACCGTCTCTCTACACTCGGCAACGCCGACCGGCTGCTCGTTCTCGACAAGGGGAAACAGGCTGAACTCGGCACTCACGAGGAACTCGTCAAGAAGGGCGGCACCTATGCGAAGCTCGTCGAGATGCAGAGCGAGCTCTCGAAGACGATAGGGGTGGGCGGATGA
- a CDS encoding amidohydrolase family protein, translated as MIDIHLHIGRLYTSMDKPFTADDALRFMDANGIQKACLLPIENPEETDYYVTTDQILVEAGRHPDRFIPFCNIDPRRRSADLSTDFLGMLREYRDRGCRGFGEVLAGLYVDDPRLQRIYAACGELGLPIVFHLDALRCIDEKGLPRFEAMVRSFPQTIFIGHGQHFWSEISADVRDEEFSIYPKGPVKRVGPAERLIAECPNLYGDLSAGSGHNAVTRDPQFGRWLLETYQDKLLFGTDKLKEDQETPIIEHLRTVGLPQDAYEKIAFRNAEVLLPA; from the coding sequence ATGATCGACATCCATCTGCACATAGGGCGGCTCTACACCTCCATGGACAAGCCGTTCACAGCCGACGATGCGCTTCGTTTCATGGATGCAAACGGCATCCAGAAGGCATGCCTTCTGCCGATCGAGAACCCCGAGGAGACCGACTACTACGTCACCACGGACCAGATCCTTGTAGAGGCCGGGCGGCATCCGGATCGCTTCATCCCGTTCTGCAACATCGACCCGAGGAGGAGGAGCGCCGATCTCTCGACCGACTTCCTGGGCATGCTCAGAGAATACCGCGACCGTGGATGCAGGGGATTCGGCGAGGTGCTCGCAGGCCTGTACGTAGACGATCCACGCCTGCAGAGGATCTACGCGGCGTGTGGTGAACTCGGGCTGCCGATCGTCTTTCACCTCGATGCACTACGCTGCATCGACGAGAAGGGCCTCCCGCGCTTCGAGGCGATGGTGCGCAGCTTCCCGCAGACGATCTTTATTGGGCATGGACAGCACTTCTGGTCGGAGATATCCGCGGATGTCAGGGATGAGGAGTTCAGCATCTACCCCAAAGGACCGGTGAAGCGCGTCGGACCGGCCGAGAGGCTGATCGCCGAGTGCCCGAACCTCTACGGCGATCTCTCAGCAGGCAGCGGGCATAATGCCGTCACGCGCGACCCGCAGTTCGGACGCTGGCTCCTCGAGACCTACCAGGACAAGCTGCTCTTCGGCACGGACAAGCTGAAGGAGGACCAGGAGACGCCGATCATCGAGCACCTGCGCACGGTCGGTCTGCCCCAGGATGCATACGAGAAGATCGCCTTTCGGAACGCGGAAGTGCTCTTGCCGGCGTAG